In Neomonachus schauinslandi chromosome 6, ASM220157v2, whole genome shotgun sequence, a genomic segment contains:
- the SFR1 gene encoding swi5-dependent recombination DNA repair protein 1 homolog isoform X1: MAEGEVNQDFIFKMENPSDSAVILPSTPGACANPPSPRTSSTRKQPMSATLRERLRKTRSSFNSCYSVVKRLKVENEENDQTFPEKPASSTEENCLELEESFKHIDGEFKESTYLKNTFKNISACESKSLDTESCSDLQSDFVNEDLPKQGLSEERAKLVKQIEEKEDFLRRLKLVKMYRSKNDLSQLQVLIQKWRSCSQLLLYELQSAMSEENNKLSLTQLIDHCGLDDKLLHYNRNEEEFIGV, encoded by the exons ATGGCGGAGGGAG aggtaaaccaagatttcattttcaagatgGAAAACCCATCCGACTCAGCTGTGATTTTACCTAGCACTCCAGGGGCCTGCGCCAATCCACCATCTCCCCGTACAAGTAGCACAAGAAAACAA CCTATGAGTGCAACACTTAGAGAACGATTGAGGAAAACTAGATCTTCATTTAATTCCTGTTACAGTGTGGTGAAACGTCTTAAAGTAGAGAATGAAGAAAACGATCAGACTTTTCCTGAGAAACCAGCATCTTCAACAGAAGAAAACTGTTTGGAACTTGAAGAAAGTTTTAAACACATAGATGGTGAATTCAAAGAAagtacatatttgaaaaataccttCAAGAATATCAGTGCATGTGAATCTAAATCTCTTGATACTGAGTCATGCAGTGATCTCCAAAGTGACTTTGTGAATGAGGATCTTCCCAAACAAGGATTAAGTGAAGAAAGAGCAAAATTGGTGAAGCAGATTGAGGAGAAAGAAGACTTTCTTCGGAGGCTAAAACTGGTCAAAATGTATAGATCAAAG aaTGATCTGTCTCAGTTACAGGTGTTAATACAGAAGTGGAGAAGCTGTAGCCAGCTGTTGCTTTATGAGTTGCAGTCAGCTATGTCTGAGGAGAACAACAAACTCAGCCTTACTCAGTTGATAGACCACTGTGGGTTAGATGATAAATTGCTAcactataacagaaatgaagaagaatttATCGGTgtttaa
- the SFR1 gene encoding swi5-dependent recombination DNA repair protein 1 homolog isoform X2: protein MENPSDSAVILPSTPGACANPPSPRTSSTRKQPMSATLRERLRKTRSSFNSCYSVVKRLKVENEENDQTFPEKPASSTEENCLELEESFKHIDGEFKESTYLKNTFKNISACESKSLDTESCSDLQSDFVNEDLPKQGLSEERAKLVKQIEEKEDFLRRLKLVKMYRSKNDLSQLQVLIQKWRSCSQLLLYELQSAMSEENNKLSLTQLIDHCGLDDKLLHYNRNEEEFIGV, encoded by the exons atgGAAAACCCATCCGACTCAGCTGTGATTTTACCTAGCACTCCAGGGGCCTGCGCCAATCCACCATCTCCCCGTACAAGTAGCACAAGAAAACAA CCTATGAGTGCAACACTTAGAGAACGATTGAGGAAAACTAGATCTTCATTTAATTCCTGTTACAGTGTGGTGAAACGTCTTAAAGTAGAGAATGAAGAAAACGATCAGACTTTTCCTGAGAAACCAGCATCTTCAACAGAAGAAAACTGTTTGGAACTTGAAGAAAGTTTTAAACACATAGATGGTGAATTCAAAGAAagtacatatttgaaaaataccttCAAGAATATCAGTGCATGTGAATCTAAATCTCTTGATACTGAGTCATGCAGTGATCTCCAAAGTGACTTTGTGAATGAGGATCTTCCCAAACAAGGATTAAGTGAAGAAAGAGCAAAATTGGTGAAGCAGATTGAGGAGAAAGAAGACTTTCTTCGGAGGCTAAAACTGGTCAAAATGTATAGATCAAAG aaTGATCTGTCTCAGTTACAGGTGTTAATACAGAAGTGGAGAAGCTGTAGCCAGCTGTTGCTTTATGAGTTGCAGTCAGCTATGTCTGAGGAGAACAACAAACTCAGCCTTACTCAGTTGATAGACCACTGTGGGTTAGATGATAAATTGCTAcactataacagaaatgaagaagaatttATCGGTgtttaa